From the Tripterygium wilfordii isolate XIE 37 chromosome 6, ASM1340144v1, whole genome shotgun sequence genome, one window contains:
- the LOC119999675 gene encoding transcription factor bHLH78-like, which translates to MENEFFLNAGIPPAVPLEFGATSATQMHNWQSLSSAMEVQATELNCSLKPVPDYFLNPSWEKSTDQGGFHFESDLSSMVSSPAASNSNNISNESFVIRELIGKLGHIGSKSGDISPHSQPLLAYMGGGGNSTNTSCYSTPLNSPPRLNLPIEIIPSSAKPMVLSSHVADFTADPGFAERAAKFSCFGSRSFNGRTTQLGLNNTELASRSILNPIAVNSQLSRVSISPSLNAVGSQLGNKNSSPHDRIESRNSSSLEASTVSEQAPIGESGFKAAKDSNSRKRKAVPRGKAKETPQSPSSNASKVTDAITESSSKRIKINEGNGIAKAEEETKGSNSSGGDDKQTETNNTTTKPPEPPKDYIHVRARRGQATDSHSLAERVRREKIGERMKLLQDLVPGCNKVIGKALMLDEIINYVQSLQRQVEFLSMKLASINTRLDVNMDSILSKDLPTFSEDELQTIVQMDFDQNPNQEPTLLSQSFHGSNQAFNIQTGF; encoded by the exons ATGGAGAATGAGTTCTTTCTAAATGCAGGAATCCCACCAGCAGTGCCATTGGAGTTTGGGGCAACTTCAGCAACACAAATGCACAATTGGCAGTCACTCTCATCAGCCATGGAAGTTCAAGCTACAGAGCTTAATTGCTCACTAAAACCAGTTCCTGATTACTTTCTCAACCCCAGTTGGGAAAAGTCAACGGATCAGGGTGGCTTTCATTTTGAGTCTGATCTTAGTTCAATGGTGTCATCACCAGCTGCTTCCAATTCCAATAATATCTCCAATGAGAGCTTTGTGATCAGGGAATTGATTGGAAAATTGGGTCACATTGGAAGCAAATCTGGTGACATCTCACCACATTCTCAGCCCCTTTTGGCATATATGGGTGGTGGTGGTAACAGTACCAATACTTCATGTTACAGTACACCATTGAATTCCCCTCCCAGGCTCAATTTGCCAATTGAGATCATACCCAGTTCGGCAAAACCCATGGTTTTGAGTTCCCATGTCGCTGATTTCACGGCTGACCCTGGATTCGCAGAAAGAGCTGCCAAGTTCTCTTGCTTTGGCAGCAGAAGCTTCAATGGCAGAACAACCCAATTAGGGCTAAACAACACCGAATTAGCCTCTAGATCTATTCTCAATCCAATTGCGGTCAACAGTCAATTATCGCGGGTTTCGATTAGTCCTTCACTCAACGCAGTCGGATCTCAATTGGGAAACAAGAATTCATCACCACATGATCGAATTGAGTCGCGAAATTCTTCCTCCCTTGAAGCCTCGACAGTCTCCGAGCAGGCTCCGATTGGGGAAAGTGGATTTAAGGCCGCCAAGGATTCCAATTCCAGGAAAAGAAAAGCAGTTCCAAGAGGAAAAGCGAAGGAAACTCCACAATCCCCATCAAGCAATGCTTCAAAG GTGACCGACGCCATTACTGAGTCCAGTTCAAAGCGAATCAAGATCAATGAAGGCAATGGTATTGCTAAAGCAGAGGAGGAGACAAAAGGAAGCAATTCAAGTGGTGGGGATGATAAGCAAACAGAGACTAATAACACCACCACAAAGCCTCCAGAGCCTCCTAAGGACTATATTCATGTTAGAGCAAGAAGAGGTCAAGCCACTGATAGTCATAGTCTTGCAGAAAGA GTTAGAAGAGAGAAAATTGGTGAAAGAATGAAGCTTCTTCAAGATCTTGTTCCAGGTTGCAATAAG GTCATTGGGAAAGCTCTTATGCTTGATGAGATTATAAACTATGTCCAGTCATTGCAAAGACAAGTTGAg TTTCTTTCAATGAAGTTAGCATCTATCAATACCAGGCTGGATGTTAATATGGATAGCATATTGTCAAAAGAT CTTCCAACATTCAGTGAGGATGAGCTGCAAACAATTGTGCAAATGGATTTTGACCAGAATCCTAACCAGGAACCTACATTGCTGTCACAAAGCTTCCATG GTTCAAACCAAGCATTCAACATCCAAACTGGGTTTTAG
- the LOC120000588 gene encoding translation initiation factor IF-2-like produces the protein MAAANAFALLGSEESQDVARFIAAEQATAKAAKQAADELARKKRQAAPKKKQQQIDSAPDSWMMRAKRIILPYHVRRSDIIIRKEKKEGDSRKNNNGSGEKKSDLSVQNNVEQNGNTDSRGNNSGSGEKKSDLPVQNKVEQNGNGQAITDNKSNGVVSQGGGAANNNYHGRYRRGNYGGDNNYHGSYRQGNYGNYIDGNGYRPNRSNQGRRMNENNGYRSGSASQIADDNNLQVENQKQDGGNQPEEEQGWKYVGSRQRSRSSSRSGDPRRGAYGRGNNGFRRQHHQYQHRYYNGHEDNRRSNGGNVEETINGDNVSNEPEKNQVTEDNNKTDGAQGYEGAVCEPTEDHKGEVRGQKNSLSKEDQDAYEAKLKEREYYAKLMTLDQYEKVLSRKKKALDGLTQIEERRMVTLDKEFESMKLVGKKNEAGHEYEHEKLKKKDGADKEEKARKSMSINEFLKPANGANYRQPARNGDRTFTGPASNGERPFSGRGQQGERFNPNSMTRPRDTSRNFPRQQGRKPVLDTGSEKKKDTEGVLNTKSENKDNEGVLNTGSEKDFPALPGASPLPARP, from the exons ATGGCTGCCGCTAATGCCTTTGCTCTCTTGGGAAGTGAAGAAAGCCAGGATGTGGCTAGATTCATTGCAGCGGAGCAGGCGACGGCCAAGGCAGCGAAACAGGCGGCTGATGAGTTGGCCAGGAAGAAGCGCCAGGCGGCTCCTaagaagaagcagcagcagATTGATAGCGCTCCTGATTCTTGGATGATGAGGGCTAAGCGCATCATTCTTCCTTATCATG TTCGAAGGAGTGACATTATAATAcggaaggagaagaaggaaggAGACAGCCGCAAAAATAATAATGGTTCAGGGGAGAAGAAGAGTGATCTTTCTGTGCAGAACAACGTAGAACAGAATGGTAACACAGACAGCCGCGGTAATAATAGCGGTTCAGGGGAAAAGAAGAGTGATCTTCCTGTGCAGAACAAAGTAGAGCAGAATGGTAATGGCCAGGCTATCACAGACAATAAAAGCAATGGAGTTGTAAGCCAAGGTGGAGGAGCGGCTAATAATAATTATCATGGAAGGTACAGAAGAGGTAATTATGGAGGGGATAACAATTATCATGGAAGCTACAGGCAAGGTAATTATGGAAATTATATAGATGGGAACGGTTATCGGCCTAATAGGAGTAACCAAGGTAGGAGAATGAATGAGAATAATGGTTATAGGTCTGGGAGTGCGAGCCAAATTGCTGATGATAATAATTTGCAAGTTGAGAACCAGAAGCAAGATGGTGGTAACCAGCCGGAGGAGGAGCAAGGCTGGAAATATGTGGGGAGTAGACAAAGAAGTCGTAGCAGCTCCAGGAGTGGTGATCCGAGGCGGGGTGCTTATGGTAGGGGTAATAATGGCTTTAGGAGACAACACCACCAGTACCAGCACCGTTATTATAATGGTCATGAAGACAACAGAAGAAGCAATGGAGGGAATGTTGAAGAAACCATCAATGGTGATAATGTCAGTAATGAACCTGAAAAGAACCAGGTGACCGAGGACAATAACAAGACTGACGGAGCACAAGGGTATGAAGG GGCTGTTTGTGAACCCACTGAAGATCACAAAGGAGAGGTAAGAGGCCAAAAGAATTCTCTGTCTAAAGAAGATCAGGATGCTTATGAAGCGAAGTTGAAGGAGAGAGAATATTATGCAAAG TTGATGACTCTTGATCAATACGAGAAGGTGCTTTCTAGGAAGAAAAAGGCTTTGGATGGTCTTACACAGATTGAGGAGCGGAGAATGGTCACTCTTGACAAGGAATTTGAATCAATGAAGCTTGTGGGGAAAAAGAATGAGGCTGGCCACGAGTATGAGCACGAAAAactgaagaagaaagatggcgcAGACAAGGAGGAAAAAGCTCGCAAGTCTATGAGCATCAATGAATTTCTGAAACCAGCAAATGGGGCGAATTACAGGCAGCCTGCTCGCAATGGCGATAGGACATTCACCGGTCCTGCCAGCAATGGTGAGAGGCCATTCTCGGGCCGTGGACAACAGGGTGAGAGGTTCAATCCTAATTCCATGACCAGGCCACGAGATACATCTAGGAATTTTCCCAGGCAGCAAGGGCGGAAACCTGTTCTTGATACTGGAAGTGAGAAGAAGAAAGACACTGAAGGTGTTCTTAATACTAAAAGTGAGAACAAAGACAATGAAGGTGTTCTTAATACTGGAAGTGAGAAGGACTTTCCTGCTCTTCCTGGTGCTTCTCCTCTTCCTGCAAGACCATAG